The genomic stretch CGGGTGGTGACCAAGCTAGCGGGCATGGGGCGTCTGGAGCGCTACACTGCCTTCGCCGATTTGGTGGTGGGGGCGGTGCTCAATCCCGGCGGCCGCACCGAGGTGGTGGTCACCGAGGATATGGTGCGCACCATGAAGGCCGGCACGGTGATCGTCGACCTCTCCATCGACCAGGGCGGCTGCGTCGCTACCAGCCGGCCCACCACTCTGGCAGATCCCACTTTCGAGCTCTACGACGTGATCCACTACTGCGTTCCCAACATGACCTCCACCGTCGCCCGCACCGCCTCCCGGGCGTTGGGCAACGCCTGCCTGCCCTACCTGCTGGCTCTGGCCCAAAAGGGGGTTCCCGAGGCTCTGAGCGCTGACTCGGGCTTGGCTCAGGGGGTTTACGTCTACCGCGGGCAGCTGGTGCATCGGCTGGTAGCGGAAATTCAGGGACTGGTGGCGGCGGATCTCGACGCCCTCCTCGCCGCGGAGGCCGCAGGATGAGCTGGCTCGATGATTACCGCGCGCGGTTGGAGACCCCGGAGCAGGCGGTGCACCGCATCAAGAGCGGGGACCGGGTGTATTACGGCGGCAACGCCGCCATTCCCCAGGCGCTGGTGCGCGCCCTCGCCGGCCGCCGGGAGGAGCTCGAGGACGTGCAGCTCAACCACGTCCTGCTGCTCGGCGACGACCCCCTCTCGGTGCCCGGTACCGAAGGGCATTTCCGCCACAATTCCCTCTTC from Acidobacteriota bacterium encodes the following:
- a CDS encoding alanine dehydrogenase, whose protein sequence is RVVTKLAGMGRLERYTAFADLVVGAVLNPGGRTEVVVTEDMVRTMKAGTVIVDLSIDQGGCVATSRPTTLADPTFELYDVIHYCVPNMTSTVARTASRALGNACLPYLLALAQKGVPEALSADSGLAQGVYVYRGQLVHRLVAEIQGLVAADLDALLAAEAAG